A portion of the Kazachstania africana CBS 2517 chromosome 2, complete genome genome contains these proteins:
- the SPG1 gene encoding Spg1p (similar to Saccharomyces cerevisiae SPG1 (YGR236C); ancestral locus Anc_5.91), which produces MKLDSKIYSEAHKIAQGPNFRYIALGMVCGAVVPTIYARRYFHPQLSQAALVEQEKQLPELKNKTLVEKNKHIPNNMLDDDITYALFSSII; this is translated from the coding sequence ATGAAGTTAGATTctaaaatatattctgAAGCACACAAAATTGCACAAGGCCCGAATTTCAGGTACATCGCCCTAGGAATGGTTTGTGGCGCTGTTGTTCCCACAATTTATGCAAGACGATACTTTCATCCTCAATTATCGCAAGCTGCATTGGTTGAACAGGAAAAACAGCTGCCAGAactcaaaaataaaactcttgtagaaaaaaataagcaTATTCCAAACAATATgttagatgatgatatcaCGTATGCTTTGTTCTCCTCAATCATTTAA
- the KAFR0B04310 gene encoding uncharacterized protein (similar to Saccharomyces cerevisiae YGR237C; ancestral locus Anc_5.90) gives MSADTEFLAKYAKHISFDDLSPTLYDDEIRLLKDSGKHISYNNKFFHVPPQYNPLYQKKDGVDSKSQLASPISSHHKSRHGSYKLPPPPEISVLKPPKPRPFDDEEIEDIDIADLSHILEKKVGTLTQKNTQENSGSTTGYTQSLFSNLNEIEDRVSKVQEPAKSQRKSFAGMSNEELAALEESYIAKGRTSNMDINNFDFNEQKPSYFESSTKRPSNIGLMDSTPSMYPSRPSVNHKAIVLTRENSKFDAYISEESRKTNRKVKSPFSSLRCVGCYISGRRFTWSSVDWYIENMAKDGDHVVIMTCIPNFEEKVDSLVYLEKRQKKKNELLRGKKALEPEKKSLPLGQRLEAIHAEARGVCQSILDYYSWRLQDKIVKITVEMVKDNSTKRAMTSVDSIYFPDMKIVSTVSANIKIKFRNGNVKLPFFVMKHYPTPVYVVPFEFINPNRLIQNSPTEYSAVRKSERLKWLDKTMKKTIVNPFSSSNDQLSDASSTDSNDTESVDSIDGYFPMGNDQLQNYQAFERNGYVPPKPARAMLFTRDSGSAYVYDKDGKRITPTSSRTSRRSSRFQLHDTGVYKVKSLITDNDTISNHEDPSVQFTSLPSIRKFQTTDVGSPAGSLQSKLARKKLSPKFSNEHLAKARSLEDQQGSKSHSRPRSNVLHTSSSTLSTSRSSLSSSSKDSSKAKKKKSFGSMFKKVFTGK, from the coding sequence ATGTCTGCCGATACCGAATTTTTAGCTAAGTATGCAAAGCACATCTCTTTTGATGATCTTTCACCGACATTGTACGATGATGAGATTCGATTGCTTAAAGATAGTGGAAAGCATATAAGTTATAATAACAAGTTTTTCCATGTACCTCCTCAATACAATCCACTGtatcaaaagaaagatggGGTGGATAGTAAATCTCAGCTAGCTTCTCCCATTTCATCGCATCATAAATCTAGGCATGGATCATATAAATTACCACCACCTCCGGAGATCTCAGTTTTGAAGCCCCCAAAGCCACGTCcatttgatgatgaagaaattgaagatattgatattgcAGATTTATCTCACATCCTTGAGAAAAAAGTAGGCACATTAACCCAAAAGAACACACAAGAAAATTCTGGATCAACAACTGGTTATACCCAGTCAttgttttctaatttaaatgaaatagaAGATAGAGTGAGTAAAGTGCAAGAACCAGCAAAAAGTCAAAGGAAATCTTTTGCTGGAATGTCGAATGAAGAACTGGCTGCGTTGGAAGAGTCGTATATAGCCAAAGGAAGGACATCAAATATGGATATTAACAACTTCGATTTTAATGAGCAAAAGCCCtcatattttgaatctaGCACAAAGAGACCCTCAAATATAGGCCTTATGGACTCTACACCATCAATGTACCCTTCTAGACCATCTGTAAATCATAAAGCAATTGTGTTAACAAGAGAAAATAGCAAGTTTGATGCTTACATTAGTGAAGAATCTCGTAAAACAAATCGAAAAGTGAAAAGTCCTTTCTCATCTCTAAGATGTGTAGGATGCTATATTTCTGGTAGACGGTTTACATGGTCTTCTGTTGACTggtatattgaaaatatggCCAAGGATGGTGACCACGTAGTAATTATGACGTGCATTCCAAACTTCGAGGAAAAAGTTGACTCTCTGGTTTATCTGgaaaaaagacaaaaaaagaagaatgaaCTACtaagaggaaaaaaagcGCTTGAACCTGAAAAAAAGTCACTTCCCTTGGGACAACGATTAGAAGCTATTCATGCCGAGGCTAGAGGAGTTTGTCAATCAATATTGGATTATTATTCGTGGAGACTGCAAGATAAGATTGTCAAGATCACAGTTGAAATGGTCAAAGACAATTCAACCAAAAGGGCTATGACATCGGTAGATTCGATTTATTTCCCAGATATGAAAATTGTCAGTACTGTTAGTGCGAATATTAAGATTAAATTTAGAAATGGAAATGTTAAACTTCCATTTTTTGTGATGAAACACTATCCAACACCCGTTTATGTTGTtccttttgaatttatcaatcCTAACAGATTAATCCAGAATTCTCCTACTGAATACTCGGCCGTTAGAAAGTCAGAAAGATTGAAATGGCTTGATAAGACTATGAAGAAAACTATTGTCAATCCATTCTCATCATCTAATGACCAACTCTCTGACGCTAGCAGTACAGACTCTAACGATACAGAGTCTGTGGATTCAATTGATGGTTATTTTCCCATGGGCAATGATCAGttacaaaattatcaagcctttgaaagaaatggCTATGTACCTCCAAAACCCGCGAGAGCTATGCTTTTCACAAGAGATTCTGGTAGCGCATATGTCTATGATAAAGATGGTAAAAGAATAACTCCGACTAGCTCGAGGACATCTAGACGTAGTTCCCGATTTCAGCTTCACGATACTGGAGTATATAAAGTCAAATCCTTAATAACTGATAACGatacaatttcaaatcatgaAGACCCATCCGTGCAGTTCACCTCTCTTCCTTCAATACGAAAATTTCAGACAACCGACGTAGGGTCACCAGCTGGATCTCTCCAGTCAAAATTAGCTCGAAAGAAATTATCcccaaaattttcaaatgagCATCTTGCAAAGGCTAGGAGTTTGGAAGACCAACAAGGTTCAAAGTCCCACTCACGGCCGCGTAGTAATGTTTTACACACTAGTAGCAGCACACTTTCCACCAGCAGGAGCAGCTTGAGTTCCTCTTCGAAGGATTCTAGCAAGgcaaaaaagaagaaatcgtTCGGATCCATGTTCAAAAAAGTATTTACAGGCAAATAA
- the KEL2 gene encoding Kel2p (similar to Saccharomyces cerevisiae KEL2 (YGR238C) and KEL1 (YHR158C); ancestral locus Anc_5.88) codes for MAPFKFAKKLTKDRNKSSPKEKDSSSSHSPSKFINLHLTNSHNDNSSASRQASTSEHTLPSNGQKSPVQYMPNQIPRIYPTPVPIDQRNVSGATTQLFSAEQQRAVRENDSPMLVQQHTPTTQEPFVKRDQTVWNRIKLANSPFPRYRHVASAYATEDDKIYVIGGLHDQSVYGDTWILTSENNASRFISQTVDISDNTPPPRVGHAATLCGNAFIIFGGDTHKVNKDGLMDDDLYLFNINSHKWTIPNPVGPRPLGRYGHKISIIATANSKTRLYLFGGQFDDAYFNDLVVFDLSSFRRPDSRWEFVKPKSFVPPPLTNHTMVSYDNKLWVFGGDTLQGLTNRVFMYDPMINDWTTIETSSDNPNNIAPPMQEHAAIVYKDLMCIFGGKDEQDTYLNGVYFLNLRTLKWYKLPIFAPGIPQGRSGHSITLLKNDKLLIMGGDKFDYARVDNFDLHTSETNMGKGTILYTLDLSHLQDICPGILDVPSVTPTSNKHVDKSNVITPTTPTIGSHEPQGKHSNGFMRNVSGNGNVSTNPFENQNILTPYSNPDMQKTPKEQPVDAFDRNEKQTYFKVSHTPQNEHVTNDFNSNEPDPISEETLLKPLEKTEERTLSETGSLSPIEKAEVLPKNENRLSDPAEVKRGALFTEKQKSEGRALIHNEEASPTQTSESIQTEPQERSSEMVDKKLFETLRLELQDLRRIATEKADEASVQIKSLEMENEKLLAQSKEAVDTTEVQNRCKILETDNNALKDQILELEMLVNDKFLNVNVLNDIIKQQSKEIQILRLDENEKERLSELERNVTELNDENQRLKKELQDHRLDSTSNINNYSTRLDDLLARWRNNPKNNNFSEKEINQPPTNNQLHEEQHLPNSSPRHKTVVDDLSSQLDQLLIKSESLSESKERLDSEYHDFRKKHSILNDNLLKKQNELEEISGNYRDSLMSFNSANKALESTQQELVKYKEMNEKLLKELQELKLEQEGKKD; via the coding sequence ATGGCACCATTTAAATTTGCTAAAAAACTAACAAAGGACAGAAATAAATCTTCTCCTAAGGAGAAAgactcttcatcttctcaTAGTCCTTcgaaatttataaatttacATCTCACGAACAGCCATAACGATAATAGTAGTGCATCGCGCCAGGCATCGACATCAGAACACACACTTCCTTCTAATGGTCAAAAGAGCCCCGTTCAATATATGCCAAACCAGATTCCTCGTATCTATCCAACGCCGGTTCCAATTGATCAACGTAATGTATCAGGTGCGACAACACAGTTGTTCAGTGCTGAACAACAAAGAGCCGTCAGGGAAAACGATTCTCCCATGTTAGTCCAACAACATACCCCAACTACACAAGAACCATTTGTTAAAAGGGATCAAACAGTGTGGAACCGTATCAAGCTTGCTAATTCCCCATTTCCTCGTTATAGGCATGTTGCTTCGGCTTATGCAACCGAAGATGACAAGATATACGTTATTGGGGGCCTACACGATCAATCTGTATATGGTGACACATGGATTTTAACATCTGAGAACAATGCCTCGAGATTTATATCTCAAACTGTTGATATTTCAGATAACACACCACCTCCAAGGGTTGGTCATGCAGCAACTTTGTGTGGCAATGCCTTTATCATATTCGGAGGTGATACCCATAAAGTTAACAAGGATGGCTTAATGGACGATGATTTATAtctttttaatatcaattCTCATAAATGGACAATTCCTAACCCTGTGGGCCCAAGGCCACTTGGGAGGTATGGtcataaaatttctataaTTGCCACAGCTAATTCAAAGACAAGATTATACTTATTTGGTGGGCAGTTTGATGACGCCTATTTCAATGACTTAGTCGTATTTGACCTGTCATCATTCAGAAGACCCGATTCTCGCTGGGAGTTTGTCAAACCTAAATCGTTTGTTCCACCGCCATTGACCAACCATACAATGGTTTCTTATGACAACAAATTATGGGTGTTTGGTGGTGATACATTACAAGGATTAACTAATCGGGTATTTATGTATGATCCAATGATTAACGATTGGACAACTATTGAAACGTCCAGTGATAATCCAAATAACATTGCCCCACCAATGCAAGAGCACGCTGCCATTGTTTATAAAGATTTGATGTGTATATTTGGTGGTAAAGATGAGCAAGATACTTATTTAAACGGCGTTTATTTCTTGAACCTCAGAACTTTGAAATGGTACAAATTGCCTATTTTTGCGCCAGGTATCCCACAAGGTAGATCAGGTCACTCGATTACGTTACTCAAGAATGACAAGCTTCTCATTATGGGTGGTGATAAGTTTGATTATGCAAGAGTCgataattttgatcttCATACGTCAGAAACAAACATGGGTAAGGGTACAATCTTATATACCTTGGACTTGTCACATCTACAAGATATCTGTCCAGGGATACTTGATGTACCATCAGTGACTCCTACTTCAAATAAGCATGTCGATAAGTCGAATGTGATTACGCCCACTACACCAACCATTGGATCTCATGAACCACAAGGTAAACATTCCAATGGTTTTATGAGGAATGTATCTGGAAATGGGAATGTTTCTACGAACCCCTTTGAGaaccaaaatattttaacaCCATACTCAAACCCTGACATGCAAAAGACACCAAAGGAACAGCCGGTTGATGCCTTTGACAGAAATGAGAAACAGACCTATTTCAAGGTCTCACATACGCCTCAAAACGAACATGTCACAAATGACTTCAATAGCAATGAGCCAGATCCTATTTCTGAGGAAACCCTGCTGAAACCACTAGAAAAAACTGAAGAAAGAACGCTATCAGAAACTGGAAGCCTGAGTCCAATCGAAAAGGCAGAGGTTTTACCAAAAAATGAGAATAGATTGAGCGATCCTGCAGAGGTGAAAAGGGGGGCATTATTCACAGAAAAGCAGAAGTCAGAAGGTAGGGCCTTGATTCATAATGAGGAAGCTTCACCTACTCAAACATCAGAAAGTATACAGACGGAACCTCAAGAGAGGAGTAGTGAAATGGTAGATAAGAAACTATTTGAAACTTTACGTTTAGAGTTACAGGATCTGAGACGTATCGCAACAGAAAAAGCTGATGAAGCAAGCGTTCAAATAAAATCTCTCGAGATGGAGAATGAGAAACTACTCGCACAATCCAAGGAAGCCGTTGATACCACCGAAGTACAAAACCGTTGTAAGATCCTAGAAACTGATAACAATGCCTTGAAAGATCAAATCTTGGAACTGGAAATGTTAGTaaatgacaaatttttaaaCGTTAATGTTTTGAACGACATTATAAAGCAACAGAgtaaagaaattcaaatccTAAGAttggatgaaaatgaaaaagagagattatctgaattagaaagaaatgTTACAGAACTGAATGACGAGAATCAAAGgttgaaaaaagaattacaagACCACAGACTAGATTCCACTAGCAATATCAACAATTATTCTACTAGACTTGATGATCTTCTCGCAAGATGGAGAAATAATCCTAAaaacaataatttttctgaGAAGGAGATCAATCAACCCCCAACGAATAACCAATTACATGAAGAGCAACATCTTCCAAACTCTAGCCCACGTCATAAGACAGTGGTAGATGATCTTTCTAGCCAATTAGATCAACTCTTGATCAAAAGTGAATCTCTTAGCGAATCTAAGGAGAGATTAGATAGCGAATATCATGATTTTAGAAAGAAACATAGtatattgaatgataatCTACTGAAAAAGCAAAACGAACTGGAAGAGATCTCAGGAAATTACAGAGACAGTTTGATGTCCTTTAACAGTGCAAATAAAGCTCTCGAATCCACTCAACAGGAGTTAGTGAAGTACAAAGAAATGAACGAGAAACTACTCAAAGAACtacaagaattgaaattagaacaagaaggaaaaaaggACTAG
- the PEX21 gene encoding Pex21p (similar to Saccharomyces cerevisiae PEX21 (YGR239C) and PEX18 (YHR160C); ancestral locus Anc_5.86), with protein sequence MSCQTNPLQQLLSKKEQIETGSSFMSSVRGASHQQKLGQRHGFSPEQTFFTNQQGSSSSAFMTNDVSSAKFLRTPSSQRPNQPSNIHGNSEGTESWLPQFSSMKINDPLEFSSEYKNLYNNYEKRTQPSPYLQFSPSTHVSTRPQLFRRETTDYQHFKKLQLQSSFSAPIQEAANEDMVQLDSYFDLKFESLENELNELDDSLDSEQRELQKVASNIVESSSAPRSPGLRPKLASSKFIGLMRRISDGVVTVKKTENTLYSPVNGEIVGNEYFPIQNKVNDTKHLNASQ encoded by the coding sequence ATGTCCTGCCAGACAAATCCATTGCAGCAactactttcaaaaaaggaGCAGATCGAGACGGGATCTTCCTTCATGTCTTCTGTAAGAGGTGCTTCCCACCAACAAAAACTGGGTCAACGTCATGGATTCTCCCCGGAACAAACCTTTTTCACTAACCAACAAGGTTCCTCATCTTCTGCCTTCATGACAAATGATGTTTCATCAGCAAAATTCCTGCGTACTCCTTCATCACAGCGTCCAAACCAACCTTCTAACATTCATGGGAACAGTGAGGGTACAGAATCTTGGCTCCCACAGTTCTCTTCCATGAAAATCAATGATCCGCTAGAGTTCAGTTcagaatataaaaatttgtataATAACTACGAGAAACGCACACAACCTTCACCATACCTTCAGTTCTCACCTTCAACTCATGTATCTACTAGGCCGCAATTATTTAGAAGAGAAACGACGGACTATCaacattttaaaaaattacaacTGCAGTCTTCTTTCAGTGCACCTATCCAAGAAGCTGCTAATGAGGATATGGTGCAATTAGATTCATATTTTGACCTCAAATTTGAGTCACTAGAAAATGAACTTAATGAACTGGATGATTCCTTGGACTCTGAACAGAGAGAATTGCAAAAAGTTGCATCAAATATCGTAGAATCGTCTTCAGCGCCTAGATCGCCTGGGCTAAGACCCAAACTGGCAAGTTCCAAATTTATTGGACTAATGAGAAGGATTAGTGATGGAGTAGTTACCGTTaagaaaactgaaaataCGTTGTATTCACCTGTAAATGGAGAGATTGTCGGTAATGAATACTTCCCCATACAAAATAAAGTTAATGATACGAAACATCTCAATGCCTCtcaataa
- the PFK1 gene encoding 6-phosphofructokinase subunit alpha (similar to Saccharomyces cerevisiae PFK1 (YGR240C); ancestral locus Anc_5.85), whose amino-acid sequence MSSQEPCYGVAFRSLATTDASVFKKTIQFYHLLGFSTIKEFDKFKHGQNPLLTSGTSEDSLKEVWLEAFKLSEIDDLGFRVPQQEASNKEQSQGALLKVRLLMNKEQGTMDSTINVTYFSTELSEIANSFGNVVKKHSDSLISIVDPLGNEIQLTDFVHPSDAQPTSKDFYQNESTEATRSTSSLQADAINLLKSSLNAYKTKKKIAVMTSGGDSPGMNAAVRAVVRTGLHYGCDVYAVYEGYEGLLRGGDLLKKMSWEDVRGWLSEGGTLIGTARCMGFRQREGRKQAAGNLITEGIDALVVCGGDGSLTGADLFRSEWPSLVQELVKDGKFTAEQVAPYRNLTIVGLVGSIDNDMSGTDSTIGAYSALERICEMVDYIDATAKSHSRAFVVEVMGRHCGWLALMAGIATGADYIFIPERAVPHGKWQDELKEVCQRHRAKGRRNNTIIVAEGALDDQLNPVTANDVKDALIDLGLDTKVTILGHVQRGGTAVAHDRWLATLQGVDAVRAVLENTPDTPSPLIGILENKIIRMPLMESVALTKSVADAIESKDFDKAISLRDTEFIELYENFLSTTVKDDGSELLPENERLNVGIVHVGAPSAALNAATRSAALYCLSHGHKPYAIMNGFSGLIQTGKVKELSWLDVENWHNLGGSEIGTNRSVAAEDMGTIAYYFQKFKFDGLIILGGFEGFKSLKQLRDARVDHPIFNIPMTLIPATISNNVPGTEYSLGVDTCLNSLVNYTDDIKQSASATRKRVFVVEVQGGHSGYIASFTGLVTGAVSVYTPENKIDLESIKEDLSLLKENFRHDKGENRNGKILIRNEQASSVYSTQLIANIISEQSRGKFGVRTALPGHAQQGGVPSSKDRVVASRFAVKCMKFIENWNKNNQATAKDSDARVLRFKFNSQGEKVPTVEHEDDSAAVICVNGSHVSFKPIARLWEKETIVELRKGQEVHWKEFTKISDMLSGRLKLRAEVAALNGNENH is encoded by the coding sequence ATGTCATCACAAGAACCTTGTTACGGTGTAGCTTTCAGATCGTTGGCTACCACTGATGCTTCTGTTTTTAAGAAGacaattcaattttatcatttattaGGTTTTTCCAcaatcaaagaatttgacAAATTTAAACATGGCCAAAATCCACTTTTAACTTCTGGTACTTCTGAAGACTCCTTAAAAGAAGTTTGGTTAGAAGCTTTCAAATTAAGTGAAATCGATGACTTAGGTTTCCGTGTACCACAACAAGAAGCTTCAAACAAGGAACAAAGTCAAGGTGCCTTATTAAAAGTTCGTTTACTTATGAACAAAGAACAAGGTACCATGGATTCCACCATTAACGTCACCTATTTTTCTACAGAATTAAGCGAAATTGCCAATAGCTTCGGTAACGTCGTCAAGAAACATTCAGATAGTTTGATTAGTATTGTCGATCCATTAGGTAatgaaattcaattaaCCGACTTCGTTCATCCAAGTGATGCTCAACCAACTTCCAAAGATTTCTACCAAAATGAATCCACTGAAGCTACAAGATCCACTTCAAGTCTTCAAGCTGATGCTATTAACTtattaaaatcatcattaaatGCCTacaagacaaaaaaaaagattgcTGTCATGACTTCCGGTGGTGATTCTCCAGGTATGAACGCAGCTGTTCGTGCTGTTGTTCGTACCGGTTTACACTATGGTTGTGACGTTTATGCTGTTTATGAAGGTTACGAAGGTTTATTAAGAGGTGGTGatttattaaagaaaatgagcTGGGAAGACGTTAGAGGTTGGTTAAGTGAAGGTGGTACTTTAATCGGTACTGCTAGATGTATGGGTTTCAGACAACGTGAAGGTAGAAAACAAGCTGCTGGCAATTTGATCACAGAAGGTATTGATGCCTTAGTCGTCTGTGGTGGTGACGGTTCCCTAACCGGTGCTGACCTTTTCAGATCTGAATGGCCATCTTTAGTCCAAGAATTAGTCAAGGATGGTAAATTTACAGCTGAACAAGTTGCTCCATACAGAAACTTAACCATTGTCGGTTTAGTCGGTTCCATTGATAACGATATGTCTGGTACTGATTCTACCATCGGTGCTTATTCTGCTTTAGAGAGAATTTGTGAAATGGTTGACTACATTGATGCTACTGCTAAATCTCATTCTAGAGCTTTCGTTGTTGAGGTTATGGGTAGACACTGTGGTTGGTTAGCTTTGATGGCCGGTATTGCCACTGGTGCTGATTACATTTTCATCCCAGAAAGAGCTGTTCCACACGGTAAATGGCAAGATGAATTAAAGGAAGTCTGTCAAAGACACAGAGCTAAGGGTAGAAGAAACAACACTATCATTGTCGCTGAAGGTGCTCTTGATGATCAATTAAACCCAGTCACTGCTAATGACGTCAAAGACGCTTTAATCGACTTAGGTTTAGATACTAAAGTCACCATTTTAGGTCACGTTCAAAGAGGTGGTACCGCTGTTGCTCATGACAGATGGTTAGCCACCCTACAAGGTGTTGACGCTGTTAGAGCCGTCCTTGAAAACACTCCAGATACCCCATCCCCATTAATTGGTATTTTAGAAAACAAGATCATTAGAATGCCACTAATGGAATCTGTTGCATTAACTAAATCTGTTGCCGATGCTATTGAAAGCAAAGATTTTGACAAAGCTATCTCTTTAAGAGACACTGAATTCATTGAACTATACGAAAATTTCCTTTCTACTACTGTTAAAGACGATGGTTCTGAATTGTTAccagaaaatgaaagattaAACGTTGGTATTGTCCATGTTGGTGCTCCTTCTGCCGCCTTGAACGCTGCCACCCGTTCTGCTGCGTTATACTGTTTGTCTCATGGCCATAAACCATATGCTATTATGAACGGTTTCAGCGGTTTAATTCAAACTGGTAAAGTCAAAGAATTATCATGGCTTGATGTTGAAAACTGGCACAACTTAGGTGGTTCCGAAATCGGTACCAACAGATCTGTTGCCGCTGAAGACATGGGTACAATTGCCTACTActtccaaaaattcaaatttgatggTTTAATCATCCTTGGTGGTTTCGAAggtttcaaatcattaaaaCAATTACGTGATGCTAGAGTTGACCACCCAATATTTAACATCCCAATGACTTTAATCCCAGCCACTATCTCAAACAATGTTCCAGGTACTGAATACTCTTTGGGTGTTGACACTTGTCTGAACTCTTTAGTGAACTACACTGACGACATTAAACAAAGTGCCTCTGCTACTAGAAAGAGGGTATTTGTTGTTGAAGTCCAGGGTGGTCACTCCGGTTACATTGCCTCCTTCACTGGTTTAGTTACTGGTGCAGTTTCTGTCTACACTCCAGAAAATAAGATCGATTTAGAATCTATTAAAGAAGATTTAAGTTtattaaaagaaaacttcCGTCACGATAAAGGTGAAAACAGAAATGGTAAGATTCTTATCAGAAACGAACAAGCCTCCAGTGTCTACAGCACACAATTAATTGCCAATATCATCTCCGAACAAAGCCGTGGTAAGTTCGGTGTTAGAACTGCTTTACCAGGTCACGCTCAACAAGGTGGTGTTCCTTCTTCCAAGGATCGTGTCGTTGCATCAAGATTTGCTGTTAAATGTAtgaaattcattgaaaactGGAACAAGAACAACCAAGCCACTGCAAAGGATTCTGATGCACGTGTATtaagattcaaattcaacTCACAAGGTGAAAAGGTCCCAACTGTTGAACACGAAGATGACTCTGCTGCAGTTATCTGTGTCAATGGTTCTCATGTTTCTTTCAAACCAATTGCACGCTTATGGGAAAAGGAAACCATTGTTGAACTAAGAAAGGGCCAGGAAGTTCACTGGAAAGAATTTACCAAGATTTCCGACATGTTATCTGGTAGATTAAAGCTAAGAGCTGAAGTTGCTGCTTTAAACGGTAATGAAAACCATTAA
- the YAP1802 gene encoding Yap1802p (similar to Saccharomyces cerevisiae YAP1802 (YGR241C) and YAP1801 (YHR161C); ancestral locus Anc_5.84) yields MSFTKLVKGATKIKIAPPKEKYTIPILSNISNETNFIEIINCLNNRINNNNNSWPIIFKSLVVLHLIAQENESMTFCYLGENLPQFFNLSKILRSSKWSQNDLKALSNYNNYLKTRCNEYNHLKNDSNRMAEVESLENQIISLIKNKYSRMDLSSNDLLFFTFRLLVKDLLHLYNKTNENMIKLLESFFELEYKDAERTLNIYEQFVELTEYVVKYLKVAKSVGLDIPVIKHITTKLVDSLKNHLDNSANTPRQKKIEPAIRTGKEPVSQHKRTVSMESTSLAQHKLEQIREQKRILQQQLESQQQLLITPTLQQQSTNPFTPQVQSNEVFSFENPQVQQQPTSNPFLTQQQQQQIYTSQTMPLQNVQTGYYSTNLQVTPTFTGAGFGGYTETPSSSMIQSPSSIGKSNNPFALSNIAEEPQSQQQYVGSTLDPGAAQATGVTYMAVPVQFTYNPFQPQQGNQQNGNNHLLDI; encoded by the coding sequence ATGTCATTCACAAAATTAGTGAAAGGTGCCACTAAGATAAAAATAGCCCCTCcaaaggaaaaatataCTATACCAATTTTGTCGAATATATCTAACgaaacaaattttattgaaattataaattgtttaaataatagaatcaacaataacaataattcATGGCCTATAATATTTAAATCCTTAGTTGTGTTACATCTAATTGCACAGGAAAATGAATCGATGACATTCTGCTACTTGGGAGAAAATTTAccacaatttttcaatctttcaaaaatcttgaGATCAAGTAAATGGTCACAGAACGATTTAAAAGCTTTAAGtaattataataattaCTTAAAAACAAGATGTAACGAATAtaatcatttgaaaaatgattcaaatagAATGGCAGAAGTGGAATCTTTggaaaatcaaattatcaGTTTAATCAAAAATAAGTATTCAAGGATGGATTTAAGTAGTAAcgatttattatttttcacttttagGCTTTTAGTTAAAGATTTACTTCATCTTTATAATAAGACAAACGAAAATATgatcaaattattggaatctttctttgaattggaATATAAAGATGCAGAGAGAACTTTAAATATTTATGAACAGTTTGTTGAATTGACTGAATATGTGGTAAAGTATTTAAAAGTTGCAAAGAGTGTAGGATTAGATATACCTGTTATTAAACATATTACAACAAAATTAGTCGATTCTTTAAAAAATCATCTAGATAATAGCGCCAATACTCCaagacaaaagaagatagaACCTGCTATCAGGACAGGAAAAGAACCTGTATCTCAGCATAAACGGACCGTTTCCATGGAAAGCACTTCCTTGGCACAACATAAATTGGAACAAATAAGAGAACAAAAGAGAATTCTACAGCAACAATTAGAAAGTCAACAACAACTTCTTATCACACCAACGTTACAACAACAGTCTACAAACCCATTCACACCACAAGTTCAATCAAATGAAGTTTTTTCATTCGAGAATCCACAAGTCCAACAACAACCTACAAGTAATCCCTTCCTAAcgcaacagcaacagcaacaaatTTATACTTCGCAAACAATGCCCCTACAAAATGTTCAAACTGGTTACTATTCCACAAATTTACAAGTTACACCGACGTTCACCGGCGCAGGTTTCGGAGGATATACTGAAACACCTTCTAGTTCAATGATTCAATCTCCATCATCAATAGGAAAGTCCAATAACCCATTCGCTTTGAGTAATATTGCGGAAGAACCACAATCACAACAGCAATATGTTGGCAGTACACTAGATCCAGGTGCCGCCCAAGCTACTGGCGTAACATACATGGCAGTACCCGTCCAATTTACATACAATCCGTTTCAACCACAACAAGGAAACCAACAGAACGGTAACAATCATCTTCTCGACATATAA